A window from Salvia miltiorrhiza cultivar Shanhuang (shh) chromosome 2, IMPLAD_Smil_shh, whole genome shotgun sequence encodes these proteins:
- the LOC131009092 gene encoding probable LRR receptor-like serine/threonine-protein kinase At1g07650 isoform X1, translated as MEKLLSVVFISSFYFFLAMRALAAGQQLLQDEVEALKEIGRKLGKKDWDFSKDPCSGEGTWTANHVKGFESFITCDCSFDHNTTCRIVGMALKGQNLTGVVPPEFTRLRYLKSLDLSRNCLSGSIPLQWENMQLAKLLLMNNRLSGPFPVVITRITTLVNLSLEVNQFYGPIPSEIGLLVNMQRLVLSSNAFTGNLPMGLAKMTKLVDLWLSDNNFTGKIPDFISQWKRIERIFMMGCSLQGPIPSSISALTNLTDLRITDLKGEQSPFPLISNMKSIKVLILRNCLIQGEIPEFLGNLATLKTLDLSFNYLTGEIPASFAGLAKVNYIYLTGNRLTGQVPEWILSRNKEDVDFSYNNFTLDNSSPIECQRGSVNLVESYSAAATQFGGVNSCLKQDFPCQDTRLQYYSLHINCGGQEITIDDRTDYEADLEARAMFYSRENWAFSSTGNFMDNSVESDTYIMANSYALHNFTGPVSELYRTARVSPLSLTYYGLCLMNGNYTVELHFAEIVFTNDSTFTSLGKRLFDVYLQENLVLKDFDIAADAGGAGKPVIKTFTAVVKNHTLKIHLYWAGRGTQAVPDRGNYGPLISAISVDPDFRVRHKKVKSVMMAGILAGAVSVLLLILGILRKKGFLGRKISAYKELRGVDLRTGMFTLRHIKAATGNLDPANKIGEGGFGPVYKGLLSDGTIIAVKQLSSKSKQGTREFVNEIGMITALQHPNLVKLYGCCVEGNQLMLVYEYLENNSLSRSLFGDRTMKKLKLDWPTRMKICLGIARGLTYLHEESRLKIVHRDIKTSNVLLDKDLNAKISDFGLAKLHEDGNTHISTRIAGTIGYMAPEYAMRGHLTDKADVYSFGVVALEIASGKSNTSYMPKEDCLYLLDLAYVLHERGSVLELVDRELGHEYSSEEATVMLNVALMCTNEAPSLRPMMSQVVSMLQGQTAVPGPVSGAGLSTGDSKFKAIRKHFWESRSVSQSSTTSTGACSDSFVAKLDRGESDIVQTNAQNKQ; from the exons ATGGAAAAattgttgagtgttgtgtttATATCTTCATTTTACTTTTTCCTCGCAATGCGGGCTTTAGCTGCTGGACAGCAGCTCCTCCAAGACGAAG TGGAAGCACTGAAAGAGATAGGGAGAAAGTTGGGGAAGAAAGATTGGGATTTTAGCAAGGATCCATGTAGTGGAGAAGGGACTTGGACTGCCAATCATGTAAAAGGCTTTGAGAGTTTTATCACTTGTGACTGCTCTTTCGATCACAATACTACTTGCCGTATTGTTGGAAT GGCATTGAAAGGACAGAATCTTACTGGAGTAGTTCCACCAGAATTTACCAGGCTTCGCTACCTTAAAAGTTT GGATCTTAGTCGCAATTGCCTAAGCGGTTCTATACCTCTTCAGTGGGAAAATATGCAATTGGCTAAACT GCTTTTAATGAATAACAGATTATCTGGTCCATTTCCGGTTGTCATTACCAGAATTACCACTCTCGTAAACCT GAGTCTTGAAGTGAATCAATTTTATGGGCCCATTCCTTCGGAAATTGGACTCTTAGTCAATATGCAGAGACT TGTTCTCTCATCAAATGCATTTACAGGAAACTTACCCATGGGATTAGCCAAGATGACTAAGTTAGTTGATTT GTGGTTAAGTGACAACAACTTCACAGGAAAGATACCAGATTTTATCAGTCAATGGAAACGAATCGAAAGAAT ATTCATGATGGGTTGCTCCCTTCAGGGGCCAATCCCTTCTTCTATTTCTGCTCTTACAAACTTGACTGACTT GAGGATCACTGATTTGAAAGGTGAACAATCTCCTTTTCCTCTCATAAGCAATATGAAGTCCATCAAAGTACT GATACTGAGAAATTGCTTAATACAGGGTGAGATCCCCGAGTTTCTCGGAAACTTGGCAACATTGAAGACTCT GGACCTCAGTTTTAATTATTTGACTGGAGAAATTCCTGCATCTTTTGCCGGTCTTGCAAAAGTTAATTATAT ATATTTGACTGGAAATAGACTTACTGGACAAGTTCCTGAGTGGATTTTATCAAGAAACAAGGAGGATGT AGACTTCTCTTATAACAATTTCACATTGGACAACTCTTCTCCGATTGAATGCCAACGGGGGAGTGT AAACCTTGTGGAGAGCTACTCAGCAGCAGCTACTCAGTT TGGTGGAGTTAACTCATGTTTGAAGCAAGATTTTCCATGCCAGGATACAAGACTTCAGT ATTACTCACTTCACATTAATTGTGGCGGCCAAGAAATAACTATCGATGATAGGACAGATTACGAAGCTGATTTAGAAGCCAGAGCAATGTTTTATTCGAGGGAGAATTGGGCTTTTAGCAGCACCGGGAACTTCATGGATAACAGTGTTGAATCCGATACGTACATTATGGCCAATAGCTATGCTCTACATAATTTCACTGGCCCTGTATCAGAACTCTATAGAACAGCTCGTgtatctcctctctctctcacttacTATGGTCTTTGCCTCATGAATGGAAACTACACGGTGGAACTTCACTTTGCTGAAATTGTATTCACAAATGACAGTACATTTACCAGCCTTGGCAAGCGATTATTTGATGTCTATTTGCAG GAAAACCTGGTATTGAAGGATTTTGACATTGCAGCTGATGCCGGTGGGGCTGGGAAGCCCGTTATAAAGACCTTCACTGCAGTAGTTAAAAACCATACTCTGAAGATCCATCTGTACTGGGCAGGACGAGGAACGCAAGCCGTCCCAGACAGAGGAAATTACGGTCCTTTGATATCAGCTATATCAGTAGACCCCG ATTTTAGAGTTCGCCACAAGAAAGTTAAATCTGTTATGATGGCTGGGATATTAGCTGGAGCAGTTTCTGTTCTCCTTCTCATTCTAGGTATCTTGCGTAAGAAAGGATTCCTTGGAAGAAAAATCTCTGCTTATAAAG AGCTTAGAGGCGTTGATCTACGAACAGGTATGTTCACGTTAAGACATATCAAGGCCGCGACTGGGAACCTTGATCCAGCTAACAAGATTGGTGAGGGTGGTTTTGGTCCGGTTTACAAG GGTCTATTATCAGATGGAACCATAATAGCAGTGAAGCAGCTCTCGTCTAAGTCTAAACAAGGAACACGGGAATTTGTCAATGAAATAGGAATGATTACTGCATTGCAACACCCTAACCTAGTAAAGCTTTATGGATGTTGTGTTGAAGGAAATCAGTTAATGCTAGTCTACGAGTATCTGGAAAATAATAGTCTGTCACGATCCCTTTTCG GGGATAGAACAATGAAAAAACTGAAGTTAGACTGGCCGACGAGAATGAAGATTTGCCTTGGCATAGCTAGGGGATTAACTTACCTTCATGAGGAGTCGAGACTGAAAATAGTCCACAGAGACATCAAGACTAGCAATGTTCTACTCGACAAAGATCTAAACGCAAAAATATCTGATTTTGGCCTCGCAAAGCTTCACGAGGATGGAAACACACATATAAGTACAAGAATTGCTGGAACTAT AGGATATATGGCTCCGGAATATGCAATGCGTGGTCATCTGACGGACAAAGCAGACGTGTACAGCTTTGGCGTCGTAGCCTTGGAAATAGCCAGCGGCAAAAGCAACACAAGCTACATGCCAAAGGAAGACTGTCTATATCTTCTTGACTTG GCCTATGTTTTGCACGAGAGAGGTAGCGTGTTGGAGCTCGTTGATCGGGAGTTGGGGCACGAGTACTCGTCCGAGGAGGCTACGGTGATGCTCAACGTGGCCCTTATGTGCACGAACGAAGCCCCAAGTCTGAGGCCAATGATGTCTCAGGTGGTGAGTATGCTTCAAGGCCAAACTGCTGTCCCGGGTCCGGTCTCCGGTGCCGGGTTATCGACCGGTGATTCGAAATTCAAGGCCATAAGAAAGCACTTCTGGGAGAGCCGCAGTGTAAGTCAGAGTTCGACAACAAGTACTGGTGCGTGTTCCGATTCATTCGTGGCAAAATTAGACAGGGGTGAGAGTGATATTGTTCAAACAAATGCACAAAACAAGCAATGA
- the LOC131009092 gene encoding probable LRR receptor-like serine/threonine-protein kinase At1g07650 isoform X2, which produces MGLAKMTKLVDLWLSDNNFTGKIPDFISQWKRIERIFMMGCSLQGPIPSSISALTNLTDLRITDLKGEQSPFPLISNMKSIKVLILRNCLIQGEIPEFLGNLATLKTLDLSFNYLTGEIPASFAGLAKVNYIYLTGNRLTGQVPEWILSRNKEDVDFSYNNFTLDNSSPIECQRGSVNLVESYSAAATQFGGVNSCLKQDFPCQDTRLQYYSLHINCGGQEITIDDRTDYEADLEARAMFYSRENWAFSSTGNFMDNSVESDTYIMANSYALHNFTGPVSELYRTARVSPLSLTYYGLCLMNGNYTVELHFAEIVFTNDSTFTSLGKRLFDVYLQENLVLKDFDIAADAGGAGKPVIKTFTAVVKNHTLKIHLYWAGRGTQAVPDRGNYGPLISAISVDPDFRVRHKKVKSVMMAGILAGAVSVLLLILGILRKKGFLGRKISAYKELRGVDLRTGMFTLRHIKAATGNLDPANKIGEGGFGPVYKGLLSDGTIIAVKQLSSKSKQGTREFVNEIGMITALQHPNLVKLYGCCVEGNQLMLVYEYLENNSLSRSLFGDRTMKKLKLDWPTRMKICLGIARGLTYLHEESRLKIVHRDIKTSNVLLDKDLNAKISDFGLAKLHEDGNTHISTRIAGTIGYMAPEYAMRGHLTDKADVYSFGVVALEIASGKSNTSYMPKEDCLYLLDLAYVLHERGSVLELVDRELGHEYSSEEATVMLNVALMCTNEAPSLRPMMSQVVSMLQGQTAVPGPVSGAGLSTGDSKFKAIRKHFWESRSVSQSSTTSTGACSDSFVAKLDRGESDIVQTNAQNKQ; this is translated from the exons ATGGGATTAGCCAAGATGACTAAGTTAGTTGATTT GTGGTTAAGTGACAACAACTTCACAGGAAAGATACCAGATTTTATCAGTCAATGGAAACGAATCGAAAGAAT ATTCATGATGGGTTGCTCCCTTCAGGGGCCAATCCCTTCTTCTATTTCTGCTCTTACAAACTTGACTGACTT GAGGATCACTGATTTGAAAGGTGAACAATCTCCTTTTCCTCTCATAAGCAATATGAAGTCCATCAAAGTACT GATACTGAGAAATTGCTTAATACAGGGTGAGATCCCCGAGTTTCTCGGAAACTTGGCAACATTGAAGACTCT GGACCTCAGTTTTAATTATTTGACTGGAGAAATTCCTGCATCTTTTGCCGGTCTTGCAAAAGTTAATTATAT ATATTTGACTGGAAATAGACTTACTGGACAAGTTCCTGAGTGGATTTTATCAAGAAACAAGGAGGATGT AGACTTCTCTTATAACAATTTCACATTGGACAACTCTTCTCCGATTGAATGCCAACGGGGGAGTGT AAACCTTGTGGAGAGCTACTCAGCAGCAGCTACTCAGTT TGGTGGAGTTAACTCATGTTTGAAGCAAGATTTTCCATGCCAGGATACAAGACTTCAGT ATTACTCACTTCACATTAATTGTGGCGGCCAAGAAATAACTATCGATGATAGGACAGATTACGAAGCTGATTTAGAAGCCAGAGCAATGTTTTATTCGAGGGAGAATTGGGCTTTTAGCAGCACCGGGAACTTCATGGATAACAGTGTTGAATCCGATACGTACATTATGGCCAATAGCTATGCTCTACATAATTTCACTGGCCCTGTATCAGAACTCTATAGAACAGCTCGTgtatctcctctctctctcacttacTATGGTCTTTGCCTCATGAATGGAAACTACACGGTGGAACTTCACTTTGCTGAAATTGTATTCACAAATGACAGTACATTTACCAGCCTTGGCAAGCGATTATTTGATGTCTATTTGCAG GAAAACCTGGTATTGAAGGATTTTGACATTGCAGCTGATGCCGGTGGGGCTGGGAAGCCCGTTATAAAGACCTTCACTGCAGTAGTTAAAAACCATACTCTGAAGATCCATCTGTACTGGGCAGGACGAGGAACGCAAGCCGTCCCAGACAGAGGAAATTACGGTCCTTTGATATCAGCTATATCAGTAGACCCCG ATTTTAGAGTTCGCCACAAGAAAGTTAAATCTGTTATGATGGCTGGGATATTAGCTGGAGCAGTTTCTGTTCTCCTTCTCATTCTAGGTATCTTGCGTAAGAAAGGATTCCTTGGAAGAAAAATCTCTGCTTATAAAG AGCTTAGAGGCGTTGATCTACGAACAGGTATGTTCACGTTAAGACATATCAAGGCCGCGACTGGGAACCTTGATCCAGCTAACAAGATTGGTGAGGGTGGTTTTGGTCCGGTTTACAAG GGTCTATTATCAGATGGAACCATAATAGCAGTGAAGCAGCTCTCGTCTAAGTCTAAACAAGGAACACGGGAATTTGTCAATGAAATAGGAATGATTACTGCATTGCAACACCCTAACCTAGTAAAGCTTTATGGATGTTGTGTTGAAGGAAATCAGTTAATGCTAGTCTACGAGTATCTGGAAAATAATAGTCTGTCACGATCCCTTTTCG GGGATAGAACAATGAAAAAACTGAAGTTAGACTGGCCGACGAGAATGAAGATTTGCCTTGGCATAGCTAGGGGATTAACTTACCTTCATGAGGAGTCGAGACTGAAAATAGTCCACAGAGACATCAAGACTAGCAATGTTCTACTCGACAAAGATCTAAACGCAAAAATATCTGATTTTGGCCTCGCAAAGCTTCACGAGGATGGAAACACACATATAAGTACAAGAATTGCTGGAACTAT AGGATATATGGCTCCGGAATATGCAATGCGTGGTCATCTGACGGACAAAGCAGACGTGTACAGCTTTGGCGTCGTAGCCTTGGAAATAGCCAGCGGCAAAAGCAACACAAGCTACATGCCAAAGGAAGACTGTCTATATCTTCTTGACTTG GCCTATGTTTTGCACGAGAGAGGTAGCGTGTTGGAGCTCGTTGATCGGGAGTTGGGGCACGAGTACTCGTCCGAGGAGGCTACGGTGATGCTCAACGTGGCCCTTATGTGCACGAACGAAGCCCCAAGTCTGAGGCCAATGATGTCTCAGGTGGTGAGTATGCTTCAAGGCCAAACTGCTGTCCCGGGTCCGGTCTCCGGTGCCGGGTTATCGACCGGTGATTCGAAATTCAAGGCCATAAGAAAGCACTTCTGGGAGAGCCGCAGTGTAAGTCAGAGTTCGACAACAAGTACTGGTGCGTGTTCCGATTCATTCGTGGCAAAATTAGACAGGGGTGAGAGTGATATTGTTCAAACAAATGCACAAAACAAGCAATGA